One genomic region from Alteromonas pelagimontana encodes:
- the smrA gene encoding DNA endonuclease SmrA, which produces MSQLESDDLQSFFDELGDIKPLKENDKVYSHSPAEALAKKQRRAAAQQVSNKAYNPLSMEGVQPIKPDDFLDYQQPGIQDGVFKKLRMGKYEIEHRISLKGLTLAESRDTFYSSLRQCHERGVRAILVQHGKGENSQPFPALKKSYVKHWLGELEDVIAFHTAQPQHGGLRATYVLLKKHPQQKLINREKNRRR; this is translated from the coding sequence ATGTCTCAACTTGAATCAGATGATTTACAGTCTTTTTTTGATGAGCTGGGAGATATCAAACCTCTTAAGGAAAACGATAAGGTTTATTCTCATTCCCCCGCCGAGGCATTGGCAAAAAAACAACGTCGCGCTGCGGCACAACAAGTATCTAATAAAGCTTATAACCCGCTAAGTATGGAAGGCGTCCAGCCGATAAAACCTGATGATTTTCTTGATTATCAGCAGCCCGGAATTCAGGACGGTGTATTTAAAAAGTTGCGCATGGGCAAATACGAAATAGAGCACCGGATATCCTTAAAAGGTTTAACGCTTGCAGAATCGCGTGACACTTTCTATTCAAGCCTTCGTCAGTGCCATGAGCGCGGTGTTCGAGCGATATTAGTTCAGCATGGTAAAGGTGAAAACAGCCAACCCTTCCCGGCCTTGAAAAAAAGTTACGTAAAGCACTGGCTTGGGGAACTGGAGGATGTAATTGCTTTTCACACAGCACAGCCACAACATGGCGGCTTACGTGCAACCTATGTCCTGCTGAAAAAGCATCCTCAGCAAAAGCTAATCAATCGGGAAAAAAATCGGCGGCGCTGA
- a CDS encoding flagellar assembly protein T N-terminal domain-containing protein encodes MFQFFPPSRLKRKFIAVLFCLPGFWHGQVSAAWFEAQGQALITNNNKEMARHQATQEAIKQALLFAGASVKSVQTLTNGLLANDSLQVTAEGEVNNVELISENWHQDFVTVKIRADIFPQARSCPAATFTKNIATTYFPIQNREQAVDGQLEKLSQSVVRKLRDQFAALSDSVSINGIAPYTAQWFDRQVLEQAPALARQQKSQFVLAAVITDLSIHRPAPSSALAFWKSDTAERRFSININLIDGMNGATLLEKDYVLNAPWEYDRFAKVDVTSAAFWGTEYGQRLIALLTDVVENVKEILICQPATGRVIDVNNERIQVSIGREHGIKVGDELFLYQTKQVKDPHGLSFLQYNLYPTKVKVTAAYADSATVEALDNGILVNIQPNDFVAKR; translated from the coding sequence ATGTTTCAGTTTTTTCCGCCCTCCCGCTTAAAGCGAAAATTTATCGCTGTGCTCTTTTGCCTTCCAGGGTTCTGGCATGGGCAAGTTTCTGCCGCCTGGTTTGAAGCCCAGGGTCAGGCGCTGATTACTAATAACAACAAAGAAATGGCGCGTCACCAAGCCACACAGGAAGCGATAAAACAGGCATTGTTGTTTGCGGGGGCCTCGGTAAAAAGCGTGCAAACACTCACTAATGGCTTGTTGGCGAATGATAGCCTTCAGGTGACTGCGGAAGGTGAAGTCAATAATGTAGAACTGATTAGCGAAAACTGGCACCAGGATTTTGTCACCGTCAAAATTCGTGCTGACATATTTCCGCAAGCACGCTCCTGTCCGGCTGCAACCTTTACGAAAAACATCGCCACAACGTATTTTCCCATACAAAATCGCGAACAGGCCGTTGATGGTCAACTGGAAAAGTTATCTCAAAGTGTCGTGCGTAAGCTGCGCGATCAGTTTGCGGCGCTTTCCGATAGCGTGTCCATCAACGGTATCGCTCCTTACACTGCTCAGTGGTTTGACCGCCAGGTCCTTGAACAAGCCCCCGCCCTAGCCCGGCAACAAAAATCTCAGTTTGTGCTTGCAGCGGTCATTACCGATTTAAGTATTCATCGCCCCGCACCCAGCTCAGCATTGGCTTTTTGGAAAAGCGACACTGCGGAGCGCCGGTTTTCCATTAATATTAATCTGATTGATGGCATGAACGGCGCCACGTTACTGGAAAAAGACTACGTGCTCAACGCGCCGTGGGAATATGATCGGTTTGCAAAAGTCGATGTGACCAGCGCCGCGTTTTGGGGAACCGAGTATGGGCAGCGTTTGATTGCTCTATTGACAGACGTTGTTGAGAACGTCAAAGAAATTCTTATTTGCCAACCTGCTACCGGCAGAGTTATTGACGTTAATAATGAGCGCATCCAGGTCTCCATTGGCCGTGAACATGGTATTAAGGTGGGCGACGAATTATTTCTTTATCAAACAAAACAGGTGAAAGATCCTCATGGTTTATCTTTCCTGCAATACAACCTCTATCCAACAAAGGTGAAAGTCACAGCAGCCTACGCAGATTCTGCCACGGTAGAAGCGTTAGACAATGGAATTCTGGTTAATATTCAACCGAACGATTTTGTTGCGAAACGCTAA